DNA from Microbacterium foliorum:
GACGGTCACGAGGCCGTTGTGCACCCAGTAGTTGGCGAAGCCGTCGCCCGCGGCCGTCGACTGTGCGAGCTCGTTCTCGTGGTGCGGGAACCGCAGGTCGAGACCGCCACCGTGGATGTCGAACTCCGGTCCGAGATAGCGCTTCGACATCGCGGAGCACTCGATGTGCCAGCCGGGACGCCCCGCGCCCCAGGGCGACTGCCAGGTCGCATCCGCCTGTTCGTCGGCCTTCGCGCCCTTCCACAGCGCGAAGTCCTGCGGATTGCGCTTGCCGCGGGGATCCGCGTCCTCGGCGGCCTCCATCGCGTCGACCGACTGGTTGGTGAGCTCGCCGTACCGCGACCACGAGCGCACGTCGAAGTAGACGTCGCCCGAGCCGTCGGGCGCGGGATACGCGTGGCCGCGTTCGATGAGGGTCTCGATGAGCTCCTGCATCTGCGGGATCGAGGCCGTCGCCCGAGGTTCGTAGGTCGGAGCGAGGATGCCGACGCCGGCGTACGCCGCCGTGAACTCCTGCTCCATCCGGTACGCCAGCGCCCACCAGGGCTCGGCGTCCGTCGCGTTCGCCAGCACCTTGTCGTCGATGTCGGTGACGTTGCGCACGAAGGTGACGCGACCGTACCGGTGCGCCAGCCAGCGCCGCAGCAGGTCGAAGCTCAACGCCGCCCGCACGTGCCCGATGTGCGGGCCGGACTGCACCGTGGGTCCGCAGACGTACATCGTGATGTTCTCGGGATCGAGAGGCACGAAGTCGCGCAGCTGCTGTGCGCGGGTGTCGTAGAGGCGGAGTGTCACCGCACAAGCTTACCGGGCGCCGGAATCCGAAGACTGGGCGGTCTCGCACCGGATCACGATCTGCGGATGCCGTCACGTTCAGCAGTGCGGATGGGCCGCACGCTCCGCGGAACGGGACACCGTCCGCAGATCGGGCGGACGGTCGTGCCCGCGTTCAGTCGACCGGGAAGACCTGCCCCGTCTGCACGCCGAGCACGCTCTTCGCGAAGGCCTGACCGACTCGATACGACGACACGGGAACGAACCCGGGGAACGACGAGTGATACGCCGGCGCGTCCTCCAGCACCGACGGGCTCACGGCGTTGATGCGGATGCCGCGTGGCAGCTCGGCCGCGGCGGCCACGACGAACGATTCGACGGCCCCGTTCGCCATCGAGGCAGCGGCTCCGGTCGCGATCGGCTCGCGGGCGAGGATGCCGGAGGTCAGCGTGATCGAGCCGCCGTCGCGCACGAACGGCGTGCCGATGCGCACGACCTCGAGCTGCGACAGCACCTTGCCGCGGAACGCCGACTCGTGGGCGTCGCGCCCCAGATCGGCCAGCGGGGCGAACGGCACCTCTCCGACGGCGACGATCACGGCATCCACCTGACCGACCGAGGCGAAGAGCCGCTCGATCGACGCCGGGTCGGTGATGTCGACCGTCGGTTCGCCGCTGCGGGAGGCGGAGACGATCTCGTGCCCCTCGAGGGCGTCGACCGCTGTGCGGCCCACCTGTCCGGTGGCTCCGATGACCAGGATCCTCATGACATCTCCTTCTGCGCATGCGATCGCCGCACGCTGCTGTGTGCCCCAACGGGTGAGCCGACCGGGACATTCCCGGCATCCGGATGCTGCATCGTCAGACCGGGTGGATCATGGCGACCGCGGTGACCGCGACCCCTTCGCCACGGCCGGGGAAGCCCAGGCCGTCGGTGGTCGTGGCGGTGATCGCGACCGGGGCGCCCCCGAGTGCGTCCGACAGCACGCGCTCGGCCTCCGCCCGTCGGCCGCTGAAGCGGGGACGGTTGCTCTGGAACTGGGCCGACACGTTGCCGATCGTGAAGCCGGCCTCGGCGAGGATCTCCCTGGTCCGCGCGAGGAAGGCCTCGGCGTGGGCGCCCGCGTACTCGGGATGCGCGGTGCCGAAGTGCTCGCCGATGTCGCCGAGCCCTGCCGCACCGAGCAGCGCATCCACGATCGCATGCGCGACCGCGTCGCCGTCGGAGTGACCGGACAGCGCCGGCTCCCCCGGCCATTCGAGACCGGCCAGCCACAGCGACCCCTCTCCTCCGAAGGCGTGCACGTCGGTGCCGAGTCCCACCCTGGGGCCGCTCGAGGGCCGCGAGGACCGCTCCGTCATCGCCTCGGCGGGCGCGGCCTCGCGGGCGGCGAGCAGATGGCGGGCGCGTTCCAGGTCGTCCGGCGTCGTGATCTTGAAGCTTCGTGCCGACCCGGGGATCCGCCGCACGCGATGGCCCGCCGCCGCGAAGAGGGCCGCATCGTCGGTGTAGTCGATGCCGGATGCCGCGGCCGCCGCGTACGCGTCGTCGAGCAGCGCGCGGGGAAAGCCCTGCGGCGTCTGCGCGGCGGCCAGCTGCGAGCGATCGACCGGCGCGGTGATCGTGTCGCCGTCGACCCGCTTCAGGGTGTCGACCACCGGAAGGGCGGGGATGATCCCCGTCTCGCCGTCGACCGCCGCAGCCACCGCGTCGATCACTTCGGGGGGTGTCAGCGCCCGCGCGGCATCGTGCACGAGCACCCGCGTGACATCGCCCCACAGCGCGTCGAGCCCCGCGGCGACGGAGCGCTGACGGGTGTCGCCGCCCGTGACGACGCGTCCGAGGTCGATCCGGTCGCCCGCCGCCGCGCGCAGCTCCGTCTCGGCGTCGCCTTCGAACCCGGCGGGCGCGACGACGATCACCTGCGCCGGGGCGGCGGCGAAGACGCCCTCGAGCGCATGCCGCAGGATCGTGTGCGTGTCGATGCCGACGAACGCCTTGGGCGCTCCGGCATCCAGTCGGGTGCCGGAACCGGCGGCGACGACGAGGATCGCGGTGTCTGGGACGGGAAGCATGCTCACTCGATTCACGTTACCCGCGCGCACGAAAAAAGGCGGATGCCGAAGCATCCGCCTTCTCTCGAATCTCTCAGGAAGCGAGGACCTCGTCGAGCAGTGCGCCCGCCTTGTCCTCGTCGGTCTTCTCCGCGAGAGCCAGCTCGGAGATCAGGATCTGACGCGCCTTGGCCAGCATCCGCTTCTCTCCCGCAGACAGTCCGCGGTCCTGATCCCGACGCCACAGGTCGCGCACGACCTCGCTCACCTTGATGACATCGCCGGAGGCGAGTTTCTCGAGGTTCGCCTTGTAACGACGCGACCAGTTCGTGGGCTCCTCGGTGAACGGGGCGCGCAGCACCTCGAACACGTGATCGAGGCCTTCGCGGCCGATCACATCGCGGACCCCGACCAGATCGACGTTCTCAGCGGGCACCTCGATGATGAGGTCCCCCTGGGTGACGTTGAGCTTCAGGTATTTCTTCGCCTCACCCTTGATGATGCGCTCCTTGACCTCGATGATGGTCGCAGCGCCATGGTGCGGATAGACGACAGTCTCGCCAACCTCAAAAAGCATAAAAAATTGTCCTTTCGGCAACCTCAAGGATACCACAGGGAATATGCGCTAAGGTTCGCGCCCCTGCGTCCTCTGACCGCCCTCCGCATACGCATAGAATGGAGGCGGATATCCCGTCGGACCTCAGGAGGACCCGTGAAATCGCGCCTTGTTGCGTCTGCCGCCATCAGCGCCCTCGTCCTTCTGGGCGCGACCGGATGCACGTTCATCTCGCCGCAGGCGACCAAGATCGAGTACTCCGCGTCCGACGGCGTCAACGTCCTCGACTCCGACGGACCGATCGACGTCCGCAACGCCTTCATCGTCGCGTCGGAAGACGGCACCGTGGGCAACTTCATCGGGGCCGTCGTGAACCCGA
Protein-coding regions in this window:
- the cysS gene encoding cysteine--tRNA ligase produces the protein MTLRLYDTRAQQLRDFVPLDPENITMYVCGPTVQSGPHIGHVRAALSFDLLRRWLAHRYGRVTFVRNVTDIDDKVLANATDAEPWWALAYRMEQEFTAAYAGVGILAPTYEPRATASIPQMQELIETLIERGHAYPAPDGSGDVYFDVRSWSRYGELTNQSVDAMEAAEDADPRGKRNPQDFALWKGAKADEQADATWQSPWGAGRPGWHIECSAMSKRYLGPEFDIHGGGLDLRFPHHENELAQSTAAGDGFANYWVHNGLVTVGGQKMSKSLGNFTLARDVLAGHDPLVIRYALAAAHYRSSLDLTESSWAEAEAALGRIRTFVERAERTLPKTFGWAEPTPVPEAFGAAMDDDLGIPQALGVVHETVRTGNAALDAGDTDAAATARHEVLAMLDVLGFDLVGGARGDGATASALDALVQTMITQRAQARADKDWAAADRIRDAIAAAGITLEDSPAGTHWSIDG
- the ispD gene encoding 2-C-methyl-D-erythritol 4-phosphate cytidylyltransferase codes for the protein MLPVPDTAILVVAAGSGTRLDAGAPKAFVGIDTHTILRHALEGVFAAAPAQVIVVAPAGFEGDAETELRAAAGDRIDLGRVVTGGDTRQRSVAAGLDALWGDVTRVLVHDAARALTPPEVIDAVAAAVDGETGIIPALPVVDTLKRVDGDTITAPVDRSQLAAAQTPQGFPRALLDDAYAAAAASGIDYTDDAALFAAAGHRVRRIPGSARSFKITTPDDLERARHLLAAREAAPAEAMTERSSRPSSGPRVGLGTDVHAFGGEGSLWLAGLEWPGEPALSGHSDGDAVAHAIVDALLGAAGLGDIGEHFGTAHPEYAGAHAEAFLARTREILAEAGFTIGNVSAQFQSNRPRFSGRRAEAERVLSDALGGAPVAITATTTDGLGFPGRGEGVAVTAVAMIHPV
- a CDS encoding short chain dehydrogenase; translated protein: MRILVIGATGQVGRTAVDALEGHEIVSASRSGEPTVDITDPASIERLFASVGQVDAVIVAVGEVPFAPLADLGRDAHESAFRGKVLSQLEVVRIGTPFVRDGGSITLTSGILAREPIATGAAASMANGAVESFVVAAAAELPRGIRINAVSPSVLEDAPAYHSSFPGFVPVSSYRVGQAFAKSVLGVQTGQVFPVD
- a CDS encoding CarD family transcriptional regulator; this translates as MLFEVGETVVYPHHGAATIIEVKERIIKGEAKKYLKLNVTQGDLIIEVPAENVDLVGVRDVIGREGLDHVFEVLRAPFTEEPTNWSRRYKANLEKLASGDVIKVSEVVRDLWRRDQDRGLSAGEKRMLAKARQILISELALAEKTDEDKAGALLDEVLAS